Genomic DNA from Caldicellulosiruptoraceae bacterium PP1:
TGTTGACTCGGTTAACTTTTTAAAATCATATATTCCTGTCACAGAAGAAGTAGGATATATTATTGATGTTTCTGGTGTTGTCAATATGTAAATACCTGATATTAAATCTGTTGTAGTCATAACATTTGTTACCATTTTTTCAGCATCTTGCCTTGCCTGAAGTTTATCAAAGTCATCTAAAATAGATGTTTCAGAGTAATATTTCATTAATGTGTTGTTAGACATAAGCTGCATTGTCGAATTTTCGATATTTTTAAAAATCAAATCAAAATACATTCCTGAAGAATGTGTTGTAGATAAATAACTTTCTTTACTTTTACTAATAATTGTATTATATGATGTTGTAACAGATGTAAAACCAATAATTAATATAGGAACTAAAATTACGCCAAGCATAAGTAAAGCTAACTTTCGAGAAAGCCCTTTTTTTGTGAAAGGTGATATAAACAGCTTTACGTCGATATTAGGAATCTTAAATTTCATAAAATAAACCCCACCTTCAAAAAAGTCTAAAAGTATTAATTAAATTATAACTTATCATACTCATATAAACAATAAAAAGATAAAAAAAAGATATTTTTTTGTGTAAAAATATACAAAAATCTAAAAATAATTATCTATATGTGTTATTAGAGGTTGTGTCTTGCTCAATAACAGAAGAATCATAATTTTGGTCCTGCGATTGATTGTTATTAGAGCTTATAGATTGATTGCTTGTATCAGTTTGGTAAGTTTGGTTTGTTGTAGTATTTTCTTGGGTTTGTGTACTTGGTGCAGTATGGATAGTACATGTATTTTTAGGAAGTTGATACATGTAATCATCAGGAGGCACAACTTTGCCTTCCTTATCAGGCCAAATTGGATTGGCTCTTTGAATAAATACCTTAGTAATTGTTTGTGGGCAAAACTCATTTGCCAAAGCCTTACTTTCGGTACAAATCGTGGCTGTAACATGTACATCACAGTATTCTGTAGGTTCTGTTCCAGCAACAAAAATCTCTTTTACAACACGGTTTCCTCTTGGGTCTTTTTTACATAGTTCTGTTGCTAATTTTCCTGAATCTAAACAGATATATTTTTCAACAATTCCAGATGGCTTAGTAAATCCTTCAGTTATAACCCCATCCATTGATTTATCCATAATGCCTTTAAATATCTTTAATGCAGGATTAACACCAGTAAGGTAAGTTAAAGCCCTTGGGTGGTCTTCTCCTACCCAAACACCAAGGGAATATTTTGGTGTAAATCCAACAAACCATCTATCTTTACTATCATCAGTTGTTCCAGTTTTGCCTGCAACAGGATATTTAAATTTATATGAAACAGTAATCCCGGCTTTTACAACGCTACTTAAAATATCAGTGAGAATATAAGCGTTCCTTTCATCCATTACATTACGAGATGTTTTTTTAAGTTCATAAATTGTTACGCCATTTTTATCTTCTATTTTTTCAATAAAATAAGGCTTTGTATATATACCTCTATTAGCAACAGCTGAAAATGCAGCAGTTAATTCAATAGGTTTGACACCGTATGTGAAACCACCTATTGCAATTGATAAACTATGTTGATCAGAATTTGACAAAGTAGTAAAACCAAAACGCTTTAAATTTCTATAAACATTTTCCACTCCTAAGTTATAAGCTATTTTAACTGCAGGAACATTTGCAGACCATTGCAAAGCTTCTCTTACTGTCAAAAAACCTTTGTAGCCTCTTTTGCCTGGTACCACTTTACTCTTGTACCAGTTTTTTGGACTATAGCCTCCAATGGTAAAAGGAACATCATCTATGATAGATGCAGCAGTATAGCCATTTTCAAGTGCAAGTGCATAATCAGCAATAGGCTTTATAGATGACCCTGGTTGTCTTATTGACATTGTTGCCCTGTTAAAAAGCCTAGATCCTTTTATATCTGAACGTCCTCCCATAATACCTACAACAGCTCCTGTTTTAACATCTATCATTACTGCTGCTGCTTGAGGTTGTGATAATCCATTTTTATCAATAAACCTAACAGGAGGCATATATTCTTTTGAACTAAAAACATCTTCCATATTTTGTTGAACTTTTTCATCCATAGCAGTATATATCTTAAGCCCACTACTATATATAAGATCTTCTGCTTCAGATTTTGTAATACCTTTTTTTTCAACTAAAATATTCACTGCCTCATCTATCACAGAGTCAACATAATATTGATGATTATAATTGGAATTTGCTCTATAATCCTTTTGTACAAGTGTTAGCTTATAATCTTTTGCTTCTAAGTATTCTTGTTCATTTATATATCCTAAATCAAGCATTTTTTTAAGAACTATCTCCTGCTTTTCCTTTGCATGATCAAAAAACACATACGGATCGAAGTAAGATGGATTTTGTGTAATACCTGCAATTAACGCACATTCTGCAAGATTAAGTTCAGATACATCTTTACCGAAATAAGTATAAGCGGCTGCTTGAACACCATAGGCAGAATGACCGAGATTTATTGTGTTTAGATATTCTTCGAGAATTTGTTCCTTAGATAGCCTTTTTTCAAGCTGAATAGCAAGGTATTGTTCTTGTATCTTCCTTTTGAAAGATTTCTCAAAAGTAAGAAGCTTATTTCTAACAAGCTGCTGTGTTATTGTGCTTGCACCTTCTGAAAGACTTTTATTCTTTATATTCTTAAAAATAGCACCAAAAATCCTTTTTAAATCTATACCATTATGCTCCCAAAATCGTTCATCTTCTATTGAAACAAAGGCATTTATAAGATTTTTAGGCATCTTCGAATAAGGAACCTTTATCCTGTTTTCTGCTCCATGTAGTTTTGCAACCTCTTTGCCTTCTGAATCATATATAGTTGTTGTTTGATTAAGGAGTGAACTGTCTACAATTTTATCAAGTGCATCATTAGGTATAGCATTTATATAGGCTGTTATAACTCCAAAACCAATACCAGCTAATACTACTATTGAAACAATAAGCAAAATTGCAAGACTTATAAAAAAGCTTCTTGTATATGACTTTAAATTAGAATTATTAGTTTTCATTTTAGTTTTTTTATTTTTTGGCATAATAAAACCTCCACAAAATCAGGTTATCTATAATATTATAACATAAACAAACATATTAAATATTATATTTAGAAACTTATTATTGATTAAGAAATTAATAAAAATATTGCTCAACTTTAATATTAATATTATTCTATTACTTGATGAAACCATTCTCTATTATGTTTTTTTATGATATAATAAATAATACCAACCAAATTGATATGAATACTATTAAAATATTAAAAGGAGAAAATAAATATGCAACTTGAAAATATTTTAAAGAAAGCTTATGAAACTCATAATTTAAATATAGATGAGGTTGTAACTCTTCTAACAACTGATGACCAAAATGTTCATCTTCTCTATCAGTATGCTGATAAAGTAAGAGAAGAATATGTTGGAGATGAGGTTTTTTTAAGAGGACTTATAGAATTTTCAAGCTATTGTAAAAATGACTGCTACTATTGTGGACTTAGAAAATCAAATAGAAATGCACAGAGATATAGAATGTCAAAGGCAGAAATAATAGAAAGAGCAGAGTCAGCATATAATGTTGGTTATAGAACCATAGTATTACAATCAGGTGATGATTTCTACTATAAGGCTGAAGACTTAGCTGATATCATAAAAGGAATAAAAGAAAAATGTGATGTTGCTATAACGCTAAGTATTGGTGAAAGAGAAGAATGGGAGTATAAAATACTTAAAGAAGCTGGTGCTGATAGATACTTAATGAGATTTGAAACATCTAATAAAATACTTTATCAAAAATTACATCCTAATATGAGCTTTGAAAACAGAATAAGTTGTTTAAAAATATTGAAAAAACTTGGATATGAGCTTGGAACAGGATTTTTAGTAGGGCTTCCTGAACAAACAATTGAGGACTTAGCTAATGATATTCTTCTTGTTAAACAACTTGATGCTGATATGATAGGTATTGGTCCATTTATATCAAATCCTGATACTCCACTAAAGGATTTTCCAAATGGTTCCACAGAGCTAACATTAAGATGTATAGCAGTATTGAGGCTTCTGATGCCAGACACAAATATACCGGCAACAACTGCACTTGGAACATTAGACCCACAAGGAAGACAAAAAGCATTAAGATGTGGTGCAAATATTATAATGCCAAATGTAAACAGTATTGAATACAAAGAAAAATATCAACTTTATCCTGGAAAGATATGCATTAATGAAGATGCTTCTCATTGCAGAGGATGTGTCGAAAATATAATTAAATCACAAGGAAGAAGGGTAGGGCAAGGCTACGGCCATAGCCGTCACAAAAAATGAAATGAACTAATATTCGCATATTGTGAGGGTGTCACAAGAGAGAATTGTCACCCTCATATTTTTTTGTTTTCACATTTAACTATTTGGTATATTATAAGCTGAAAGAAAAATATAATATGTAATTAGTAAGCTCTTTTTGTTGATTTACAAAACTCACTATCATATAATATAAATATGACTGGTAGTCATAAAAGTATACATGAAGGTGGAATAAATGATAAGACATAAAAGGATTTCAGAAAAGTTAGCTCAAAAAAAGATAGATAAAGAAAACAAACTGCTTGAATCAGCGTATAACCTATTCCTTGAAAAAGGGGTTGACAAGACGTCAGTTGATGAAATTGTAAAAAAAGCAGGAGTTGCGAAAGGAACATTTTATATTTACTTCAGGGATAAAGAAGAGATTGTAGAAAAGCTAATTCTAATTAAAAGTGCAGAGGTGACAAAATTAGCTCTTGAAGAAACACTTAAAAATAGATATTCAAGTTTCATTGATGGGATGCTATTTTTTATTGACTATATAATTGAATATTTAAATAAACATAAATATATCTTTAACTTGATAAATAAAAATTTATCGTGGGGATTTTATAAAAAGGTATTATCTGAAGGAGAACAATTTGAAAGTATTAGAAAAACAAAGGATTTGTTTATGAAAAATATGCAGAATACAAAATTTACAAATGATGAGCTAGAAAAAATTATTTTTATGATTTTTGAACTAATAGGAACAATGTCATACAATAGCATTATAAAAGGTGAGCCAGATAACATTAAAGTGGTAAAACCAGTCCTCTTAAAAATGATAAGAAAAATATTTGAATAAGAGGTGTTTGTATGAAACAAGTTGGTATTATTATTGTAAAGCTAAGAATTCCTGTAATTGTATTGGCAGTGCTATTACTCCTTCCATCTCTTTATGGTATGCAAAATACTAAAGTAAAGTATGATTTGACAACATATCTTCCTTCTAATCTTGACTCAATTAAAGGACAAAAGATTTTAGATGAAAAGTTTTCTCAAGGAACATTATCAATGCTTATAATAGAGAACATGCCAAATAAAAATGTTAAGTTGCTCAAGGATAAAATTCAAAAAGTTGATGGTGTAGAAAGTGTACTATGGGTAGATAGTATTTTAGACACAACATTTCCAGATAGCTTTTTACCAAATGATATTAAAAAGATTTTTTTCAATAAAAACTCTACCATGCTTTTTATAAAATTTAAAGGTTCATCATCTGATGCATCAACTCAAAAGGCAATAGACAGGATAAAAGAATTGATTGACAAAAAAGGATATTTGAGTGGATCTGCTGCTATTTCAAAGGATATAAATGAACTTTCTTTAAAAGATGTTCCTATTTATACATTTGTTGCTGTTGTATTGGTTATAATACTTCTTACTTTAACAATGGATTCATTCTTTGTCCCTTTAATAATACTTACAAATATTGGATTTGCTATTTTGTATAATTTGGGGACCAACTATTTATTAGGGGATATATCGTATATCACAAAATCATTAGCAGCAGTTTTACAGCTTGGAGTTACATTAGACTATTCTATATTTCTTTTCAATAGATACAAAGAAGAAAAACTAAAAACAGATAATAAATTAAATGCTATGGCAGAAGCAATCTCAAAAACAGCAACAGCTGTATTAAGTTCTGCACTAACAACTGTGGCAGGATTTTTGGCACTTGTAATTATGAAGTTTGGAATTGGAAGAGACCTTGGTATTGTGTTGGCAAAAGGTGTATTTATAAGCATATTTACTACTATAACAATACTTCCTTCGCTTATTCTAATTTTAGATAAACTTACTGAAAGGTTTAAGACAGTATCTTTACTTCCTAAATTCACAAAAATATCACAATTTGTTGTAAAAAATTATAAAGCTTTTGTTGTTATTTTAGTTATTCTATTTTTACCAGCATTATACGGAAGAAATAATGTGGGTGTTTATTATGATTTGCTAAAGGCACTTCCAAGTAATGCACCTTCATATATTGCTACCGAAAAAATGGAAGAGAACTTTGATATAGCTACACTACATACCGTTGTTGTAAGTGATAAGATAGGATATAAGAATATAGCTTCAATGATAAATGAAATAGAAAAAATAAACGGAATCACCAATATTTTTGCAATAGAGAAATTTATAGGTCCGAGTATTCCAGAGAGCTTTCTCCCTGAAGCTATTAAAAGAAACTTTCAAAATCAAGGGTATAAACTGATTATGATTGCTTCGAAAAATAGATCAACGTCACAAGAGGGTCAAAAGGAGCTTTTGAGTATTGAAAGGATAGCTAAAAGATATGACAAAGATGCAATTTTAACTGGTGAAGGAGTTTTAACAAGAGATATAATGAAGGTTACATCTGTTGACTTAAAAAATGTTGATGTACTGTCTGTATTAGCAATATTTATAATAATACTAATTGCTTTTAAATCTATTTCTATACCAGTCTTACTTGTTGGTTGCATAGAATTTGCAATACTTATAAACTTTGCAATATCATTTTTTACAAAGCTTGAAGTACCTTTTATTGGATATATAATAATGGGAGCAATTCAACTTGGTTCAACAGTTGACTATGCTATACTTTTGACATCAAGATTTGAAGAAAATATAAAAGAAGGATTAAATAAATATGATGCTGTTAAAAATGCTATAAAATCTTCAGGTAGGTCAATTCTTACAAGTGCTTTAGGATTTTTCTTGGCAACATTTGCAATAGCACTAATTAGTAAGATGGACATGGTAAAGAATATCTGCCTCATGCTTTCCAGAGGTGCAATAATAAGCATGATTGTTATACTTACCATACTTCCTGCACTTCTTATAGTAAGTGAAAAAGTTATTAAGAACACAACAATTGGACTCAGTAAGCAATAGGTTTTAAAAAAAGAGGGTGTATTGAATAATATTTTATGCTCTCCTTAAGTTATTAGGAGGCAAGTCATTATTTAACACCCTCTTTTGTTACGCATGTTGTCATTATTTAGTATATATCTACCTCTATATCGCACCATATAAAAAATAAAATTATATTTTTTATTAGCATTATTTTATATACAATATGCAATTTATCTTCCAGCTACTGCATCAATTTCAACCATTACACCCGGGAGAAGTTGGCAGCCGATTGTGGTTCTTGCTGGGTAATTACTTTTGAAATACTCACTATATACCTCATTGAATTTAGCAAACAAAGATAAGTCTGAAATATATACATTTACTTTCACAACATCATCAAGAGTTAGATTTGCAGATTCTAAAATTGCTTTAATATTATTCAAAACAAGCCTTGTTTGCTCTTCAATAGTATCTCCCTCTATCTTACCACTTTGAGGATTAATAGGTAATTGCCCTGACAAAAATAGCATATTATTTATCATAACAGCGTGCGAATATGGGCCTACAGGCTTTGGGGCATCATTTGATATAATGCACTGTTTCATTATAAGGTATCACTCCTTTAATAATAGGAAATAACTTTTTTAATCAAGTAGTTTAATTATATTTTTTTTACAACTTTTTTAGTAACAAGTCAACTATTTTAATAAACAAAATGAAAAAGTTATGACTATTTTGAATAATATATCAATACAATCAATTAACATATTGTTATAACCTAGTTCCGCAATAAGGGCAGTATAAAAAGGTTTTTGAAACTTTATTCTTACAATTTGGACAAAATTCAATCTGGCTGGTTTCATATTCACCAATTAATTGAACATCAGATAAATTAATATATGCATCTTCATTATTTTTAATCCTTTTTGCAACATCAGGGTTTAAAGCATAAATTCTGTTGCAACAGTTTGTTTTTAGAATATATTTTGTTCCCCATTTAAATACAGGTATAAAAAATATGTGAAAGTAAGAGAAATCTTCAAATAATTCGTAATTTGCCTCTCGAGAACAAAAAGGACAAACATTAAGATTTATATTTTTTATCTTTTTACTCTTATTTTCAACCCCAAAGATACCAATAAAAAACATGATTTATTCTCCTTTTTCTAGAATATGCACTATATCTTTATTGTAATTGAAAGTTCAATATTATAAAATAGATAAAAAGTATTTATTAAAATATTAAGGTGAAAATTTATGATTACAAGAAGTAAAGTAGATTTTATTCATTTTTTTAG
This window encodes:
- a CDS encoding TetR/AcrR family transcriptional regulator — protein: MIRHKRISEKLAQKKIDKENKLLESAYNLFLEKGVDKTSVDEIVKKAGVAKGTFYIYFRDKEEIVEKLILIKSAEVTKLALEETLKNRYSSFIDGMLFFIDYIIEYLNKHKYIFNLINKNLSWGFYKKVLSEGEQFESIRKTKDLFMKNMQNTKFTNDELEKIIFMIFELIGTMSYNSIIKGEPDNIKVVKPVLLKMIRKIFE
- a CDS encoding RND family transporter; translated protein: MKQVGIIIVKLRIPVIVLAVLLLLPSLYGMQNTKVKYDLTTYLPSNLDSIKGQKILDEKFSQGTLSMLIIENMPNKNVKLLKDKIQKVDGVESVLWVDSILDTTFPDSFLPNDIKKIFFNKNSTMLFIKFKGSSSDASTQKAIDRIKELIDKKGYLSGSAAISKDINELSLKDVPIYTFVAVVLVIILLTLTMDSFFVPLIILTNIGFAILYNLGTNYLLGDISYITKSLAAVLQLGVTLDYSIFLFNRYKEEKLKTDNKLNAMAEAISKTATAVLSSALTTVAGFLALVIMKFGIGRDLGIVLAKGVFISIFTTITILPSLILILDKLTERFKTVSLLPKFTKISQFVVKNYKAFVVILVILFLPALYGRNNVGVYYDLLKALPSNAPSYIATEKMEENFDIATLHTVVVSDKIGYKNIASMINEIEKINGITNIFAIEKFIGPSIPESFLPEAIKRNFQNQGYKLIMIASKNRSTSQEGQKELLSIERIAKRYDKDAILTGEGVLTRDIMKVTSVDLKNVDVLSVLAIFIIILIAFKSISIPVLLVGCIEFAILINFAISFFTKLEVPFIGYIIMGAIQLGSTVDYAILLTSRFEENIKEGLNKYDAVKNAIKSSGRSILTSALGFFLATFAIALISKMDMVKNICLMLSRGAIISMIVILTILPALLIVSEKVIKNTTIGLSKQ
- a CDS encoding zinc ribbon domain-containing protein, with the protein product MFFIGIFGVENKSKKIKNINLNVCPFCSREANYELFEDFSYFHIFFIPVFKWGTKYILKTNCCNRIYALNPDVAKRIKNNEDAYINLSDVQLIGEYETSQIEFCPNCKNKVSKTFLYCPYCGTRL
- a CDS encoding transglycosylase domain-containing protein; protein product: MPKNKKTKMKTNNSNLKSYTRSFFISLAILLIVSIVVLAGIGFGVITAYINAIPNDALDKIVDSSLLNQTTTIYDSEGKEVAKLHGAENRIKVPYSKMPKNLINAFVSIEDERFWEHNGIDLKRIFGAIFKNIKNKSLSEGASTITQQLVRNKLLTFEKSFKRKIQEQYLAIQLEKRLSKEQILEEYLNTINLGHSAYGVQAAAYTYFGKDVSELNLAECALIAGITQNPSYFDPYVFFDHAKEKQEIVLKKMLDLGYINEQEYLEAKDYKLTLVQKDYRANSNYNHQYYVDSVIDEAVNILVEKKGITKSEAEDLIYSSGLKIYTAMDEKVQQNMEDVFSSKEYMPPVRFIDKNGLSQPQAAAVMIDVKTGAVVGIMGGRSDIKGSRLFNRATMSIRQPGSSIKPIADYALALENGYTAASIIDDVPFTIGGYSPKNWYKSKVVPGKRGYKGFLTVREALQWSANVPAVKIAYNLGVENVYRNLKRFGFTTLSNSDQHSLSIAIGGFTYGVKPIELTAAFSAVANRGIYTKPYFIEKIEDKNGVTIYELKKTSRNVMDERNAYILTDILSSVVKAGITVSYKFKYPVAGKTGTTDDSKDRWFVGFTPKYSLGVWVGEDHPRALTYLTGVNPALKIFKGIMDKSMDGVITEGFTKPSGIVEKYICLDSGKLATELCKKDPRGNRVVKEIFVAGTEPTEYCDVHVTATICTESKALANEFCPQTITKVFIQRANPIWPDKEGKVVPPDDYMYQLPKNTCTIHTAPSTQTQENTTTNQTYQTDTSNQSISSNNNQSQDQNYDSSVIEQDTTSNNTYR
- a CDS encoding RidA family protein produces the protein MKQCIISNDAPKPVGPYSHAVMINNMLFLSGQLPINPQSGKIEGDTIEEQTRLVLNNIKAILESANLTLDDVVKVNVYISDLSLFAKFNEVYSEYFKSNYPARTTIGCQLLPGVMVEIDAVAGR
- the hydE gene encoding [FeFe] hydrogenase H-cluster radical SAM maturase HydE; protein product: MQLENILKKAYETHNLNIDEVVTLLTTDDQNVHLLYQYADKVREEYVGDEVFLRGLIEFSSYCKNDCYYCGLRKSNRNAQRYRMSKAEIIERAESAYNVGYRTIVLQSGDDFYYKAEDLADIIKGIKEKCDVAITLSIGEREEWEYKILKEAGADRYLMRFETSNKILYQKLHPNMSFENRISCLKILKKLGYELGTGFLVGLPEQTIEDLANDILLVKQLDADMIGIGPFISNPDTPLKDFPNGSTELTLRCIAVLRLLMPDTNIPATTALGTLDPQGRQKALRCGANIIMPNVNSIEYKEKYQLYPGKICINEDASHCRGCVENIIKSQGRRVGQGYGHSRHKK